Proteins co-encoded in one Balneolaceae bacterium genomic window:
- a CDS encoding HAMP domain-containing sensor histidine kinase has protein sequence MKLNNKILLSNILLSVIVFLITSIGMYFLIKQTVYDELDNHLLQHKYDINTQIDENPASMEMLEQLGNIISNEWIEIEHYNGTIEPNKNVFSTIDTLRTDLENASREEYRRLVTTVSMGEDIYRLTLYEEVAAWNRISSTILFTILAALLIWILLLYLMNQAVINRILFPFYETVDTLETIKNPTQFNETFPHSDTYEIDVLNNALNSMMMQVKRSFEDQKMFIQNASHELLTPLSIIRQKAEKILTNSEKIDEEITSSASEIQQTAVRLSRLSNALLMISRIENRQFHLNDQVNIRGIVDDVLRELDDFILLKNISINKNIQGNIIVSGNRELIHSAIFNVVQNAIKFSPDSAEVSISFMKVDNQRPHVTIRDNGPGIPDSLLSTVFDRFKKGKPVKNNNIVEKGNGLGMSIVKSICDLHGFDCRAENSKNNGAIITIYF, from the coding sequence ATGAAGCTCAATAATAAAATACTTCTCAGCAATATTCTGTTGTCTGTTATTGTGTTTTTGATAACAAGTATTGGCATGTATTTCCTGATTAAGCAGACAGTTTATGATGAATTGGATAATCATCTTCTTCAACACAAATATGACATCAATACTCAAATCGATGAAAATCCGGCAAGTATGGAGATGCTTGAGCAACTGGGGAATATTATTTCTAATGAATGGATTGAAATAGAACACTACAATGGGACAATTGAACCCAATAAAAATGTATTTAGCACCATAGATACGTTGAGAACAGATCTGGAAAATGCTTCAAGAGAAGAATACCGAAGACTTGTGACTACTGTATCTATGGGAGAAGATATTTACCGTCTAACGCTATATGAAGAGGTTGCTGCCTGGAACCGAATTAGTTCAACGATTCTGTTCACCATTCTTGCTGCACTACTCATCTGGATATTACTTCTCTATTTGATGAACCAAGCTGTTATTAATAGAATATTGTTTCCTTTTTATGAAACAGTTGACACTTTGGAAACCATAAAAAATCCAACACAATTTAACGAGACATTTCCACATTCAGATACCTACGAAATTGATGTACTTAACAATGCATTGAATAGCATGATGATGCAGGTAAAACGATCGTTTGAAGATCAAAAGATGTTCATTCAAAATGCATCCCATGAACTGTTAACCCCCCTTTCTATCATTCGCCAAAAAGCCGAAAAAATATTAACCAACTCAGAAAAAATTGACGAAGAAATTACATCTTCAGCCAGTGAGATTCAACAGACTGCCGTTCGCCTGAGCCGCTTAAGCAATGCATTACTAATGATCAGCCGAATTGAAAATAGGCAGTTCCATTTAAATGATCAGGTGAATATTCGGGGAATTGTTGATGATGTATTAAGAGAACTTGATGATTTTATACTTTTAAAGAACATCAGCATTAACAAAAATATTCAAGGCAATATAATTGTATCAGGAAATCGGGAATTAATTCACTCTGCTATATTTAATGTTGTGCAAAATGCTATCAAATTTTCACCAGACTCGGCTGAGGTATCTATATCTTTTATGAAAGTTGACAACCAACGACCGCATGTAACTATTCGGGACAATGGACCCGGAATTCCCGATTCGTTACTCAGTACCGTGTTTGATCGATTCAAAAAGGGAAAACCGGTTAAAAATAATAACATCGTAGAAAAAGGGAATGGCCTTGGCATGTCGATTGTAAAGAGTATCTGCGATCTGCATGGGTTTGATTGTAGGGCAGAAAACAGTAAAAATAATGGTGCGATAATTACTATTTACTTCTAA
- a CDS encoding TolC family protein yields the protein MTLLVFLSLLISLQMQSADSVDVNDLGVQGALEIAYQQNPKINQLTYQIRAQEQNETLTIGLDKPEISYFREGIGEGMFTEQRWSVSQQIQFPLTSIYQHRVERSTTSSLREQLNALQISVKADVKSAYTKLAYAIRILSLAQERVDLFEDLRRAARARSDIGESSQIDAIQADLQLRESQNNLELASLQFMDARYNLFQTIGLGEDEQTYDISFPDTLQYTEVNIDQELVMQRLNEHPRIKMVELEREATEYQKKAAKSSYLPDLNLSYYRQDFGNQYDFYGFEVGVQIPLWFGIDQSKQVKRANANIRKAEWKLRDISLLLKKQAEQSWHGYQSSRENILRFRETIQSQSVDLINMTQTGYRMGELGLLTLLEAQRTYLRTQEAYYQTLRDYYLRIIELERYLQEDIIFKQ from the coding sequence ATGACTCTTTTAGTATTTTTATCTCTTCTCATCTCTCTTCAAATGCAGAGTGCAGATTCGGTAGATGTAAATGATCTTGGTGTTCAAGGTGCACTTGAGATTGCCTATCAGCAGAATCCAAAAATTAACCAGCTGACCTATCAAATCAGAGCCCAGGAACAAAATGAAACTTTAACCATTGGGCTGGATAAACCTGAAATTTCTTACTTCAGAGAGGGTATAGGTGAGGGAATGTTTACTGAACAGAGATGGTCTGTATCTCAGCAAATTCAGTTTCCGTTAACGAGTATTTATCAACACAGGGTAGAACGTTCAACGACGTCATCACTCCGCGAACAGTTAAATGCACTCCAAATATCTGTAAAAGCTGATGTAAAGTCTGCTTATACCAAACTTGCATATGCTATCCGAATTCTGTCTTTAGCTCAGGAGAGGGTCGATCTCTTTGAAGACCTGAGAAGAGCTGCAAGGGCCAGGTCAGATATTGGTGAATCATCCCAAATCGATGCTATTCAAGCGGATCTGCAATTGAGGGAATCTCAAAACAATTTAGAACTGGCAAGTCTGCAATTTATGGATGCCAGGTATAACCTATTTCAAACCATTGGCCTTGGCGAAGATGAACAAACGTACGACATCTCATTTCCTGATACGCTCCAATATACCGAGGTGAATATAGACCAGGAGCTGGTAATGCAGCGACTAAACGAGCATCCAAGAATTAAGATGGTTGAATTGGAACGGGAAGCAACAGAGTATCAAAAAAAGGCAGCAAAAAGTAGTTACCTGCCCGATTTGAACTTAAGCTATTATAGACAGGATTTCGGAAACCAATATGATTTTTACGGATTTGAAGTAGGTGTACAAATTCCTTTGTGGTTTGGAATCGATCAGTCGAAACAGGTTAAGAGAGCGAATGCCAATATTCGGAAAGCCGAATGGAAGTTAAGAGACATCTCTCTTTTGCTGAAAAAACAAGCTGAACAATCTTGGCATGGTTATCAATCGAGCCGAGAGAATATACTGCGTTTTCGTGAGACAATTCAATCACAGTCGGTAGACCTCATCAATATGACACAAACCGGTTACCGAATGGGCGAGTTGGGCTTACTTACCCTTTTAGAAGCTCAGCGAACCTATCTGAGAACACAGGAAGCTTACTACCAAACGCTACGCGATTACTACCTGAGAATTATCGAATTAGAAAGATACTTGCAGGAAGATATCATTTTTAAACAATGA
- a CDS encoding efflux RND transporter periplasmic adaptor subunit gives MIPLLLLSACGENTGGDTASVDPGAPPSLTGGEGKIIVELTDQQAEMLDINHYTVSLENFSFEIGAPGQVYGAPERISVVSAPINGRIARIYVHEGERVEKGEPLLELESLEFANLVADYLEAKAEIAYQEQQVERLQFLTEEKISPQRTLERAQADLFRAQTTLSASIARLRAVGLTDNVMEKWNPRTSAPNSRLTVYAPISGVLNRHLIELGESVNAYEELLDIIDNTEVLVRGFVSPADAPFIREGSRLMIAERSEGEGYGAQRIEAEVTTVNPALDETNKSIVLNTIVETQNGWPIVGQNVRLRYTAELKGNMISIPLSAVQYEGSDATVFVQTSPLIYEKRTILITRLTDDKAIIESGLKEGERIATTQVFSLKALERFEKYAD, from the coding sequence ATGATCCCATTATTACTACTATCAGCTTGTGGGGAAAATACCGGTGGAGATACAGCATCTGTAGATCCGGGAGCCCCTCCGTCACTGACCGGTGGAGAGGGAAAAATTATTGTAGAGCTTACAGATCAACAGGCCGAAATGCTTGATATCAATCATTATACGGTCTCACTTGAAAATTTTTCTTTTGAAATAGGAGCACCGGGCCAGGTTTATGGTGCACCGGAAAGAATATCTGTAGTGAGTGCTCCAATAAATGGAAGAATAGCAAGGATCTATGTTCATGAAGGTGAGCGTGTTGAAAAAGGAGAGCCGCTTCTTGAGTTAGAAAGTCTTGAGTTTGCAAATCTGGTAGCTGATTACCTGGAGGCTAAAGCCGAAATTGCTTACCAGGAACAACAGGTCGAACGTCTGCAATTTTTAACAGAAGAGAAAATAAGTCCTCAAAGAACCTTAGAACGGGCACAGGCAGATCTTTTTAGAGCTCAAACAACACTCAGTGCTTCCATTGCCAGGTTAAGAGCGGTTGGGTTAACTGATAATGTGATGGAGAAGTGGAATCCCCGAACTTCAGCTCCAAATTCCAGGCTCACTGTTTATGCGCCGATCTCCGGTGTACTAAACAGACATCTCATTGAACTGGGTGAATCGGTAAATGCATATGAAGAACTTCTTGATATCATTGATAATACAGAGGTGTTGGTGAGAGGTTTTGTATCACCGGCGGACGCCCCATTTATCAGAGAAGGAAGTAGATTGATGATTGCTGAACGATCGGAAGGGGAGGGTTATGGTGCACAACGGATTGAAGCGGAGGTTACGACAGTAAATCCTGCATTAGATGAGACCAATAAATCCATCGTATTAAATACAATTGTAGAAACACAGAATGGCTGGCCAATTGTTGGACAAAATGTACGCTTGAGATACACTGCCGAGCTTAAAGGAAATATGATAAGCATACCACTGAGTGCCGTTCAATACGAAGGTTCAGATGCAACGGTGTTTGTTCAAACTTCTCCACTTATTTACGAAAAACGAACCATACTTATCACTCGCTTAACAGATGATAAAGCGATCATCGAATCAGGTTTGAAAGAGGGAGAACGAATAGCTACAACTCAGGTTTTTAGCCTGAAGGCACTTGAACGCTTTGAAAAATATGCAGACTAA